From Pontibacter actiniarum, a single genomic window includes:
- a CDS encoding organic hydroperoxide resistance protein, with product MEALYSTKATATGGRNGHVKSETGVLDIEVRTPESLGGAKGDFLNPEILFAGGYAACFDNALLMIIRTQKVKAGTTTTTAHVSMGKLDNGGYGLAVTLEVNVPGVAQQLVEAAHEVCPYSNAIRGNVNVELVVTTNATVGA from the coding sequence ATGGAAGCCTTATATAGTACCAAAGCAACTGCCACAGGAGGCAGAAACGGACACGTGAAATCTGAAACAGGAGTGCTGGATATTGAAGTGCGCACGCCGGAGTCGCTGGGCGGCGCAAAGGGAGATTTCCTGAACCCTGAAATTCTTTTTGCGGGTGGTTATGCCGCCTGCTTTGACAATGCCCTGCTCATGATCATCCGCACTCAGAAAGTAAAGGCCGGTACCACTACAACCACTGCGCATGTAAGTATGGGCAAGTTAGACAACGGCGGTTACGGCCTGGCTGTTACCCTGGAGGTAAACGTGCCGGGAGTGGCGCAGCAACTGGTAGAGGCGGCACATGAGGTATGCCCTTATTCCAATGCCATCAGAGGCAACGTAAACGTAGAACTCGTCGTGACGACAAATGCTACTGTAGGAGCTTAG
- a CDS encoding glutathione peroxidase — MTIKQLILKKLYPLIMRLSKSSDAKGKVLSNKQGAAPKVPFYQLKVLQNNGELLDFSQLKDKKVLLVNTASNCGYTGQYEELQQLHEELQDKVVVVGFPANDFREQEKSNDTDIAQFCQVNFGVTFPLVKKSSVVKGQEQNPVYQWLTQAEQNGWNTHQPDWNFSKYLVDEKGALTHYFGPAVSPLSPDVMRALQS; from the coding sequence ATGACGATCAAACAACTAATCCTTAAAAAGCTTTACCCGCTTATCATGCGCTTAAGCAAATCCTCTGATGCGAAAGGGAAAGTGCTAAGCAACAAGCAGGGAGCGGCACCAAAGGTGCCTTTCTACCAACTCAAAGTGTTGCAAAATAATGGTGAACTGCTGGATTTTAGCCAGCTCAAAGACAAGAAGGTACTATTGGTGAATACCGCGTCGAACTGCGGCTATACCGGCCAGTACGAGGAGTTGCAGCAGTTGCACGAAGAGCTGCAGGATAAGGTGGTTGTGGTAGGATTTCCGGCCAACGATTTCCGGGAGCAGGAAAAAAGCAACGATACGGATATTGCCCAGTTCTGCCAGGTTAACTTTGGGGTTACGTTCCCCCTTGTCAAAAAAAGCAGCGTCGTGAAAGGCCAGGAGCAGAACCCGGTGTACCAGTGGCTAACCCAGGCCGAGCAAAACGGCTGGAACACCCATCAGCCCGACTGGAATTTCAGCAAGTATCTGGTGGATGAAAAGGGAGCCTTGACCCACTATTTTGGGCCGGCTGTTTCTCCCCTCAGCCCGGATGTAATGAGAGCGCTACAGTCTTAG
- a CDS encoding phosphatase PAP2 family protein produces MSVTATAAGEKKGITRKAVLVLAALSVGYLLLSYLLVGFKTDQLVLVGLINLLYFLRPITRKFITGFSIFVVFWILYDYMKAFPNYWFNPVHIESLYMAEKAWFGVESGGVILTPNEFWLQHSHPFLDVMSGAFYLTWVPVPIGFAFFWFFRNRRQFVHFLLTFLLVNLLGFVVYYLYPAAPPWYVQLHGFDFIAKTPGNTAGLSRFDGFFGITIFNALYAKGSNVFAAMPSLHSAYPLIVLYYALRNNLSIAAKVVFGIITVGIWFAAVYTSHHYVLDVLAGITCATTGILLFNWLVKQDTALSRAIERLVAAVR; encoded by the coding sequence ATGAGTGTAACGGCTACGGCGGCAGGGGAGAAGAAGGGCATTACCCGCAAGGCTGTGCTGGTGCTGGCGGCGCTATCCGTTGGTTACCTGCTGCTGTCTTACCTGCTGGTTGGCTTTAAAACGGACCAGCTGGTGTTGGTGGGGCTTATAAACCTGCTGTACTTCCTTAGGCCCATCACGCGCAAGTTTATCACAGGCTTCTCTATTTTCGTCGTTTTCTGGATCCTGTATGATTACATGAAGGCTTTCCCGAACTACTGGTTTAACCCGGTGCACATCGAAAGCCTGTACATGGCGGAGAAAGCCTGGTTTGGCGTGGAGAGCGGCGGGGTTATACTTACGCCAAACGAGTTCTGGCTGCAGCACAGCCACCCGTTTCTGGATGTAATGAGCGGGGCCTTTTACCTGACCTGGGTTCCGGTGCCGATCGGCTTTGCCTTCTTCTGGTTTTTCAGAAACAGAAGGCAGTTCGTTCACTTTCTGCTTACTTTTTTGCTGGTAAACCTGCTGGGCTTTGTCGTGTACTACCTTTATCCGGCGGCACCTCCTTGGTACGTACAGTTGCACGGGTTTGATTTTATCGCCAAAACCCCTGGCAATACAGCAGGCTTATCCCGGTTCGACGGGTTCTTCGGAATTACCATTTTTAACGCCCTCTATGCGAAAGGCTCCAACGTGTTCGCGGCCATGCCGTCCCTGCACTCGGCCTATCCGCTGATCGTGCTTTACTATGCCCTGAGAAATAACTTAAGTATAGCTGCGAAGGTTGTCTTTGGGATCATTACAGTAGGTATCTGGTTTGCGGCGGTTTATACTTCGCACCACTATGTGCTGGATGTATTGGCCGGCATTACGTGCGCCACCACCGGCATCCTGCTCTTTAACTGGCTGGTCAAACAAGATACAGCCCTAAGCAGGGCAATTGAAAGGCTGGTCGCGGCTGTGCGGTAG
- a CDS encoding MarR family winged helix-turn-helix transcriptional regulator, whose amino-acid sequence MENLLLKNQLCFKFYALSRHITSLYKPLLDELDLTYPQYLVMLVLWEHEVMSVKAVGEQLMLDSGTLTPLLKRLEQKGLLSRNRSTEDERKVNVSLTAEGREAKQKAACIPEQLVEGVSLEADEVKQLFSTLNKMMNQIPK is encoded by the coding sequence ATGGAAAACCTGCTATTAAAAAACCAGCTGTGCTTTAAGTTTTATGCCTTGTCCCGGCACATCACCTCTTTGTACAAACCCTTGCTCGATGAGCTGGACCTTACTTATCCGCAATACCTGGTCATGCTGGTGCTGTGGGAGCACGAAGTGATGTCGGTGAAGGCAGTAGGGGAGCAGCTAATGCTCGATAGTGGCACCTTAACGCCTCTGCTGAAGCGGCTGGAGCAAAAAGGGCTGCTCAGCAGAAACAGAAGTACGGAGGACGAGCGGAAAGTGAATGTCAGCCTGACAGCAGAAGGAAGAGAGGCAAAGCAAAAAGCCGCCTGCATTCCGGAGCAGTTAGTGGAAGGTGTTTCGCTGGAGGCCGACGAGGTGAAGCAGCTCTTCTCTACACTAAACAAGATGATGAACCAAATACCCAAATAA
- a CDS encoding NAD(P)H-binding protein, whose product MKTAIIIGATGLVGKQLVHLLLADQRFNKIIVFGRHSLGIDNAKLEEHLIDFDAPENWRHLVKGDVLFSTLGTTLKQAGGQNQQYKVDYLYQFRFAQAAAQNGVPVYVLVSAPGASPHSVLF is encoded by the coding sequence ATGAAAACAGCAATCATCATTGGAGCAACAGGCCTGGTTGGCAAACAGCTTGTGCATTTGCTGCTCGCAGATCAGAGGTTTAACAAAATCATTGTTTTTGGAAGACACTCTTTGGGTATAGACAACGCGAAGCTGGAGGAGCACCTCATAGATTTCGATGCGCCGGAAAACTGGCGGCACCTGGTGAAGGGCGATGTGCTTTTCTCCACCCTGGGAACTACCCTGAAGCAGGCGGGCGGGCAGAACCAGCAGTACAAGGTGGATTACCTGTACCAGTTCCGTTTTGCCCAGGCAGCTGCACAAAATGGCGTGCCTGTCTATGTGCTTGTCTCTGCACCGGGCGCCAGCCCCCATTCGGTTTTGTTTTAA
- a CDS encoding metallophosphoesterase family protein — MRKIYILLLFPVLLLTSCEEIFEYHPNQIRLRDSEKNLTQRNINRIQQQTPGDTLRLVVMGDTQRFYDDAEDFVKAVSAMEGVDFVVHQGDISDFGLAKEFRWVHDIMKRLPVPYLTVIGNHDMMSNGKDVYQQMYGDMNYAFVYGKVKFIFIDTNGREYRFNGKVPDVGWLQRQLTPTPEDTWEQAVIISHMSPFGSDYDGKLRLPFQQALEQSGRVQLSLHGHEHNWEFYQPEEGNVTYQITTSMNNRGFSYIKIWSDGFKIQRVHY; from the coding sequence ATGAGAAAGATTTATATACTTCTCCTGTTTCCTGTGTTGCTCCTGACTTCCTGTGAGGAGATTTTTGAATACCACCCGAATCAGATACGGCTGCGGGACAGCGAGAAGAACCTGACCCAGCGGAACATCAACCGCATTCAGCAGCAGACACCCGGCGATACCCTCCGGCTTGTAGTGATGGGGGATACGCAGCGTTTCTATGATGATGCGGAAGACTTTGTGAAGGCGGTCAGCGCAATGGAGGGTGTTGACTTTGTGGTGCACCAGGGGGATATTTCCGACTTTGGGCTCGCCAAGGAGTTCCGGTGGGTGCATGACATCATGAAAAGGCTCCCTGTGCCTTACCTGACCGTGATCGGAAACCATGACATGATGTCTAACGGCAAGGACGTTTACCAGCAGATGTACGGCGACATGAACTATGCTTTTGTGTACGGAAAGGTAAAGTTCATCTTCATCGATACAAACGGCCGCGAGTACCGCTTTAACGGCAAAGTACCCGATGTTGGCTGGCTGCAGCGGCAACTTACGCCCACACCTGAGGATACCTGGGAACAGGCGGTCATCATCTCGCACATGTCACCGTTCGGCAGTGACTATGACGGCAAGTTGCGTCTTCCTTTCCAGCAAGCACTTGAGCAAAGCGGGCGCGTGCAGTTGAGCCTGCACGGCCATGAGCACAACTGGGAGTTCTACCAACCGGAAGAAGGCAACGTCACTTATCAAATCACGACCTCTATGAACAACAGGGGGTTCTCCTACATTAAAATCTGGTCAGATGGGTTCAAAATTCAACGGGTGCATTACTAA
- a CDS encoding DUF4833 domain-containing protein has translation MRRIFFIVLVALLYTSLGSAHAAMLPGGKPEAAPDTLPVPKNVKDMKFFVQRDPNSNTVVYELNKTAQGTLDEKDPIHPFWIRYAEDGAQKELNYIQRKFAYGLNTKKTGTDSYELRFVCYSKLVLRLRKGPDGKYNVYTTINQKEAILDRVFVRIEGGTFWVPNVLYVELKGRDAVTGKALAGRFKP, from the coding sequence GTGAGACGCATATTTTTTATAGTGCTTGTGGCACTACTTTACACCAGCCTGGGGAGTGCACACGCCGCTATGCTGCCGGGGGGTAAGCCAGAGGCTGCTCCTGATACGCTGCCTGTACCGAAGAACGTGAAAGACATGAAGTTCTTCGTGCAGCGCGACCCGAACAGCAACACCGTAGTGTATGAGCTGAACAAGACGGCGCAGGGGACTCTCGACGAGAAAGACCCGATCCACCCGTTCTGGATCAGGTATGCAGAAGACGGCGCGCAAAAGGAGCTGAACTACATCCAACGCAAATTTGCCTACGGCCTCAACACAAAAAAAACGGGTACAGATTCTTACGAGCTTCGGTTCGTTTGCTACTCCAAGCTTGTGCTGCGCCTGCGCAAAGGACCGGATGGCAAGTACAACGTGTACACCACCATCAACCAGAAAGAGGCCATTCTGGACCGGGTGTTTGTGCGCATAGAAGGCGGTACCTTCTGGGTGCCCAATGTGCTGTATGTAGAGCTGAAAGGCAGAGACGCCGTAACCGGTAAAGCCCTGGCAGGACGTTTTAAACCTTAA
- a CDS encoding LLM class flavin-dependent oxidoreductase, with product MATTEKNIPYSVLELATVAAGSTPGDALKNSLELARKAEEMGYTRFWLAEHHNMVSIASSATSVLISYIAAGTKKIKVGSGGIMLPNHSPLIVAEQFGTLGALFPDRIDLGLGRAPGTDQVTAHAIRSDRMQSVYKFPEEVSQIQQYFSPDNRAAQVRATVAEGVGVPIYILGSSTDSAYLAAEKGLPYAFASHFAPGQLFEALSIYYNNFKPSEYLQEPYTIACINVIAAETDQEAERISTSLIRMMFGVLTGNLDYLQAPTDMTPDLRELLQNPAFERMLKYAFIGSKETVKEKTEAFIQETGVNEVMVVSHIYDQQDRVNSYRIFSEIMQRR from the coding sequence ATGGCAACAACAGAAAAAAATATACCTTATTCCGTTTTAGAACTGGCCACAGTGGCAGCAGGCTCTACCCCGGGCGATGCGCTAAAGAACAGTTTAGAGTTAGCCCGCAAAGCCGAAGAAATGGGCTATACACGCTTTTGGCTAGCTGAGCATCACAACATGGTCAGTATTGCCAGTTCGGCCACTTCGGTGCTGATCAGCTACATTGCTGCAGGTACCAAAAAAATAAAGGTTGGCTCTGGCGGTATTATGCTGCCCAACCATTCCCCCTTGATTGTGGCGGAGCAGTTTGGCACCTTGGGCGCCCTGTTTCCCGACCGCATTGACCTGGGCCTGGGCAGAGCACCCGGAACCGATCAGGTAACGGCGCATGCCATCCGCTCCGACAGAATGCAGTCGGTGTACAAATTCCCGGAGGAGGTAAGCCAGATCCAGCAGTACTTTTCGCCTGATAACCGTGCCGCACAGGTACGGGCAACGGTGGCAGAAGGGGTCGGCGTGCCGATCTACATCCTGGGCTCCAGCACCGACAGCGCATACCTGGCGGCAGAGAAGGGGCTGCCTTATGCCTTTGCCAGCCATTTTGCCCCCGGGCAGTTATTCGAGGCGCTGTCGATTTACTACAACAACTTCAAGCCTTCAGAGTACCTGCAGGAGCCTTACACCATTGCCTGTATCAACGTGATTGCAGCTGAAACAGACCAGGAGGCAGAAAGAATATCGACCTCCCTGATTCGCATGATGTTTGGCGTACTGACCGGCAACCTTGACTACCTGCAGGCGCCTACAGACATGACGCCTGACTTGCGAGAGTTGCTGCAAAACCCGGCTTTTGAGCGAATGCTGAAGTACGCTTTTATCGGCAGCAAAGAAACGGTAAAGGAAAAGACCGAGGCCTTTATACAGGAGACCGGGGTAAACGAGGTGATGGTGGTGTCTCATATCTACGATCAGCAGGACAGGGTGAACTCTTACAGGATATTTTCGGAGATCATGCAGCGCCGCTAA
- a CDS encoding sterol desaturase family protein, translating into MKKQFVSNSQESVRMFKYDWMEALSKVHYTVPLYIYIPVILFLSWQALFVAQLSQLGFLGYAALGLFIWTLTEYVLHRFVFHFVPKAKWALRLHFIFHGVHHDYPNDAKRLVMPPSASIPMATILYLLFSLVLSGGPLYAFFAAFLTGYLFYDISHYALHHFNFKGAFWKKLKKHHMLHHYADASKGYGVSSSLWDKIFRSDFDKK; encoded by the coding sequence ATGAAAAAACAGTTTGTATCGAATTCGCAGGAATCGGTAAGGATGTTTAAGTATGATTGGATGGAGGCACTGTCCAAAGTACATTATACGGTTCCGCTGTACATTTACATACCCGTTATACTTTTCCTGAGCTGGCAGGCGCTTTTTGTGGCGCAGCTGAGCCAGCTGGGTTTTCTGGGTTACGCCGCACTGGGCCTGTTTATCTGGACGCTGACGGAGTACGTGCTGCACCGCTTTGTATTCCATTTTGTGCCGAAGGCGAAGTGGGCTTTGCGCCTGCACTTCATCTTCCATGGCGTGCACCACGACTACCCGAACGATGCGAAGAGGCTGGTGATGCCGCCTTCCGCCAGCATTCCGATGGCCACTATCCTGTACCTGTTGTTCTCGCTGGTGCTGTCCGGAGGCCCGCTGTACGCTTTTTTTGCCGCCTTCCTGACGGGCTATTTGTTTTACGACATCTCTCATTACGCCCTGCATCACTTTAACTTTAAAGGCGCTTTCTGGAAGAAACTGAAGAAGCACCACATGCTGCACCACTACGCCGATGCAAGCAAAGGCTATGGAGTAAGCTCCTCGTTGTGGGACAAAATTTTTAGATCCGATTTTGACAAAAAATAA
- a CDS encoding DUF5686 and carboxypeptidase-like regulatory domain-containing protein, which yields MKGTVRDAVSNEALIGVSVFVPGTSIGTSTDFEGNYLIRTNQSINKVQFSYLGYETVTLGVSPGQEQTLDVKLKTGAKQLSEVVVVGKKRKVKYSNKNNPAVDLIREIVDHKEQNRPEHYDYVQYEEYEKTQMSLVNTPEKLRRNIFLRKYDFITSNLDTTVLEGKALLPFFVQEQLAEHYYRKAPETRKTIVKAEKKVDFGEFIDNQGFTSYMQHMYQDIDIYDNNITILTNQFLSPIADMAPTFYKFYLTDTVTTESGRKLAELRFEPRNPAAFMFTGKLLVTIDGTYAVQNVEMEVAKSVSINWVRDLKINLDFEKNPDGRYHLSKSVIKTDFGLTQNSDAGMYGERVVSYKDYKVNEPQPASLYEGEAVVRVESAIAKDESFWQASRHDSLTAVEAKTYTNIDSLVNMKSFQRTMDWATALIAGYKRLGPNIEIGPLNTFYSFNPVEGFRLRFGGRTTTTFSKKYMLETYAAYGFKDEKWKYYLGGSYSLTDRSIFEFPVRSISASYQKDTNIPGQELQFVQEDNFLLSFKRGENDKWLYNETYSFNYLHEFENHFSYRVGFRNWRQSPAGSLQYLRPADAASGEAEPVGVQSLTTSEASLELRWAPNEQFFQGKLYRTPVANRYPVFTLRATAGIKDLFDSEYEYQKVALNVYKRFYMSQLGYSDVVTEGGYTFGQVPFPLLMIHRANQTYSYQLQSYNLMNFLEFVSDQYASVHIDHTFNGFIFNKIPLLKKTKLREFVTFKALYGKVRSENMPQGNPDLLRFPTFDDGRQATYTLENKPYMEASVGIGNIFNFFRIDLVKRLTYLDHPNVSDIGIRGRFKFDF from the coding sequence GTGAAAGGCACTGTTAGGGATGCTGTTTCGAATGAGGCGCTTATCGGGGTATCGGTTTTTGTGCCGGGCACCAGCATCGGTACCAGCACCGACTTTGAAGGCAACTACCTGATCAGAACAAATCAAAGTATAAACAAGGTACAATTTTCTTATCTAGGGTATGAAACCGTAACACTGGGTGTATCGCCCGGGCAGGAGCAAACCCTGGACGTGAAGCTTAAAACCGGCGCCAAGCAGCTGAGCGAGGTGGTAGTGGTAGGTAAGAAGCGTAAGGTGAAGTACAGCAACAAGAATAACCCGGCCGTGGACCTGATCCGGGAGATCGTGGACCACAAGGAGCAGAACAGGCCGGAGCACTACGACTATGTGCAGTACGAGGAGTACGAAAAGACGCAGATGTCACTGGTGAACACGCCGGAGAAGCTGAGAAGAAACATCTTCCTGCGCAAGTATGACTTCATTACCAGCAACCTCGACACCACTGTGCTGGAGGGCAAGGCGCTGCTGCCGTTCTTTGTGCAGGAGCAGCTTGCGGAGCATTACTACCGCAAGGCCCCGGAGACCAGAAAAACGATTGTGAAGGCCGAGAAAAAAGTTGATTTCGGCGAGTTTATCGACAACCAGGGCTTTACCTCTTACATGCAGCACATGTACCAGGATATCGACATCTACGACAATAACATCACGATCCTGACGAACCAGTTCCTGAGCCCTATCGCCGACATGGCGCCTACTTTCTACAAGTTTTACCTCACCGACACGGTGACGACGGAGAGTGGCAGAAAGCTGGCAGAGCTTCGGTTTGAGCCGCGCAACCCTGCCGCCTTTATGTTTACGGGCAAGCTGCTTGTGACGATTGACGGCACCTATGCCGTGCAGAACGTGGAGATGGAGGTGGCAAAAAGCGTGAGCATTAACTGGGTGCGCGACCTGAAGATCAACCTTGATTTTGAGAAGAACCCGGACGGGCGCTACCATCTGAGCAAGAGCGTGATCAAAACCGACTTCGGGCTTACACAGAACAGCGATGCCGGTATGTACGGTGAGCGTGTTGTATCGTACAAAGACTATAAGGTGAACGAGCCACAGCCTGCTTCCCTGTACGAAGGCGAAGCCGTGGTGCGCGTGGAGAGTGCCATCGCCAAAGACGAAAGCTTCTGGCAGGCCAGCCGCCACGATTCCCTTACAGCCGTGGAGGCCAAAACCTATACCAACATCGACAGCCTCGTGAACATGAAGTCGTTTCAGCGGACTATGGATTGGGCCACAGCCCTGATTGCGGGGTATAAGCGCCTGGGGCCGAACATTGAGATTGGCCCTCTGAACACGTTCTACAGCTTTAACCCGGTAGAAGGTTTCCGCCTGCGCTTTGGCGGCCGCACCACCACCACATTCAGCAAGAAGTACATGCTGGAGACCTATGCCGCCTACGGCTTCAAAGATGAGAAGTGGAAGTATTACCTGGGGGGCAGTTATTCGCTCACCGACAGATCCATCTTTGAGTTCCCGGTGCGGTCTATCAGCGCGAGCTACCAGAAAGACACCAACATACCGGGCCAGGAGCTGCAGTTTGTGCAGGAGGATAACTTCCTGCTTTCCTTTAAGCGGGGCGAAAACGATAAATGGCTCTACAACGAGACCTATAGCTTTAACTACCTGCATGAGTTCGAGAATCACTTCTCCTACAGGGTCGGCTTCAGGAACTGGCGGCAGTCACCAGCAGGATCGCTGCAGTACCTGCGCCCTGCGGATGCAGCCTCTGGCGAAGCAGAGCCGGTGGGTGTGCAAAGCCTGACGACATCGGAGGCGTCGCTTGAGCTGCGTTGGGCACCAAACGAGCAGTTTTTCCAGGGAAAGCTTTACCGCACCCCGGTTGCAAACCGCTACCCTGTGTTTACCTTAAGGGCTACAGCGGGTATAAAAGACCTGTTCGATAGCGAGTACGAGTATCAGAAAGTTGCCCTGAACGTGTACAAGCGCTTTTACATGTCGCAGCTGGGCTACTCCGATGTTGTAACCGAAGGCGGTTATACTTTCGGGCAGGTGCCTTTTCCGCTGCTGATGATTCACCGCGCCAACCAGACTTACTCGTACCAGCTGCAGTCCTACAACCTGATGAACTTCCTGGAGTTTGTCAGCGACCAGTATGCGAGCGTGCACATCGACCATACCTTCAACGGGTTTATCTTTAACAAAATACCGCTGCTCAAGAAAACGAAGCTGCGCGAGTTTGTTACCTTTAAGGCACTGTACGGCAAGGTTCGCAGCGAAAATATGCCGCAAGGCAACCCGGACCTGCTGCGCTTCCCGACGTTTGACGACGGGCGGCAGGCGACGTACACGCTGGAGAACAAGCCATATATGGAAGCCAGCGTGGGAATCGGTAACATCTTCAATTTCTTTAGGATAGACCTTGTAAAACGCCTGACATACCTGGATCATCCTAATGTGTCGGATATAGGTATAAGAGGTAGGTTTAAATTCGATTTTTAA
- a CDS encoding CDP-alcohol phosphatidyltransferase family protein translates to MDKNSLRDALQQGIYKVINPVVRFLIKVGFTPNAVTTTGLILNIGVAAIFIVGGEVSNRGELEYVGWAGGLVLFAGLFDMLDGQVARLGNMGSTFGAMYDSVLDRYSEMIMFMGICYYLIAHHYLLSSLFAFIALIGSMMVSYTRARAEGLGVECKGGLMQRPERVVLIGLSAIACGITYSFVGADYKVYVEGVPFHVFETMSVFTLPITVMAVLTNITAVNRLMDAKKAMQQKEMKTA, encoded by the coding sequence ATGGACAAAAATTCGCTTCGTGACGCCCTGCAGCAGGGTATATACAAGGTCATAAACCCCGTGGTGCGGTTTCTGATAAAGGTAGGATTTACCCCTAACGCGGTAACTACCACTGGCCTGATCCTGAACATCGGGGTGGCTGCTATTTTTATAGTGGGCGGCGAAGTGAGCAACCGCGGTGAGCTCGAGTACGTGGGCTGGGCCGGGGGGCTGGTGCTGTTCGCAGGCCTGTTCGACATGCTGGACGGGCAGGTGGCCCGGCTTGGCAACATGGGCTCCACCTTCGGGGCCATGTACGACTCGGTGCTCGACCGCTACAGCGAAATGATCATGTTTATGGGCATTTGCTATTACCTGATAGCCCACCATTACCTGTTGAGTTCCCTTTTTGCCTTTATTGCTCTGATAGGCTCCATGATGGTAAGCTATACCAGGGCACGGGCCGAAGGCCTGGGTGTGGAGTGTAAGGGAGGCCTGATGCAGCGCCCGGAGAGGGTCGTGCTGATTGGGCTGTCGGCCATTGCCTGCGGTATCACCTACTCCTTTGTGGGAGCTGATTATAAAGTATACGTGGAGGGCGTTCCGTTCCATGTGTTCGAAACCATGTCAGTGTTTACCCTGCCGATCACCGTGATGGCCGTGCTGACAAACATCACTGCCGTTAACAGGCTGATGGATGCGAAGAAGGCGATGCAGCAGAAGGAGATGAAAACCGCATAA
- a CDS encoding phosphatidylglycerophosphatase A, producing the protein MIRIHKLVSTSLGIGYIGKGGGTVAAVAVCLCLYAAQWAGGSQLVLWLPMITLLLTGVGVWSATEVEPLWGKDDKKVVIDEVAGMCISMLFIPVTLPYLCTGLVLFRFFDIAKPLFIRRLERVGGGLGVMLDDVLAGVYANLFLQILLYYKFF; encoded by the coding sequence GTGATTAGAATACACAAACTAGTTTCCACCAGCCTGGGCATTGGCTATATAGGAAAGGGAGGAGGTACGGTAGCCGCTGTGGCCGTTTGCCTTTGCCTGTATGCCGCGCAATGGGCTGGTGGGAGCCAGCTTGTGCTCTGGCTCCCGATGATAACACTGTTGTTAACGGGGGTAGGCGTGTGGTCTGCTACAGAGGTGGAGCCTCTTTGGGGCAAAGACGACAAGAAAGTAGTGATTGACGAGGTGGCGGGAATGTGCATCAGCATGTTGTTTATACCTGTTACGCTACCGTACCTGTGCACAGGGTTAGTCCTGTTCAGGTTCTTTGATATTGCGAAGCCGCTTTTTATAAGAAGGCTGGAGAGAGTGGGAGGAGGCTTAGGCGTAATGCTGGACGACGTACTGGCGGGCGTTTACGCGAACTTATTTTTACAGATACTTTTATACTACAAGTTTTTTTAA
- a CDS encoding HAD family hydrolase, producing MSIEKRESLEYERAMQALLQHSTGKYKAFLYDCDGTLADNMQAHKDTYVKIAAGSGVVIDPAIVDEFAGLPIPAVVEQINARYGSSFDPIVFERLKSELFYEEFIEQTKPVQFVVDHLIAHASKIKIGVVSGGSRKMIQKTLQVLGVDSLVEVLVCAGETPQGKPYPDPFLFAAEQLGVAPELCLVFEDGEPGVQAAEAAGMEWVRVDKIADEVEQ from the coding sequence ATGAGCATAGAGAAAAGGGAATCCTTAGAGTATGAGCGGGCCATGCAAGCGCTGTTGCAGCACAGCACCGGAAAGTATAAGGCCTTTCTGTACGACTGCGACGGCACGCTGGCAGATAACATGCAGGCGCATAAAGACACCTATGTCAAAATAGCCGCCGGCAGTGGCGTGGTGATCGACCCTGCCATTGTAGATGAGTTTGCCGGACTGCCTATCCCTGCGGTGGTGGAGCAGATAAATGCCAGGTACGGCAGTAGCTTTGATCCTATAGTATTTGAGCGGCTAAAGTCGGAGCTGTTCTACGAGGAGTTTATTGAGCAAACGAAGCCGGTGCAGTTTGTGGTGGACCACCTAATTGCACACGCTAGTAAAATAAAGATAGGCGTGGTGTCCGGAGGCTCACGAAAGATGATACAGAAAACGCTGCAGGTGCTGGGGGTGGACAGCCTGGTGGAAGTGCTGGTTTGTGCCGGTGAAACACCTCAGGGAAAGCCTTACCCGGACCCCTTCCTGTTTGCCGCGGAGCAGCTGGGTGTCGCTCCGGAGTTATGCCTCGTGTTTGAAGATGGCGAACCGGGCGTGCAAGCAGCAGAGGCAGCCGGAATGGAGTGGGTCAGGGTAGATAAAATAGCAGACGAGGTTGAGCAGTAA
- a CDS encoding GtrA family protein, producing MFTFLKAQAASLAASAVDFLVTIIAVELCGFWYVAGTIVGTVSGGVTHFTLGRTWVFHAADKTIPAQAIKYFLVWNGSLLLNASGVYVITHYGGVNYVYSKVITSVLVGFFYNYLIQKRYVFK from the coding sequence ATGTTCACCTTCCTGAAGGCGCAGGCTGCCTCTCTGGCAGCGTCTGCTGTCGATTTTCTGGTGACAATCATCGCTGTGGAACTGTGCGGCTTCTGGTATGTGGCCGGCACCATAGTGGGTACTGTTTCAGGTGGTGTAACTCATTTCACCCTGGGCAGAACCTGGGTGTTTCATGCTGCAGACAAAACTATACCGGCACAAGCAATCAAGTATTTTCTGGTCTGGAACGGCAGCCTGTTGCTTAATGCATCGGGCGTGTATGTGATAACGCATTACGGAGGAGTTAACTATGTCTACTCGAAGGTTATCACGTCCGTGCTTGTCGGTTTTTTCTATAACTATTTAATCCAAAAACGATATGTATTCAAGTAA